A stretch of the Deinococcus sp. YIM 134068 genome encodes the following:
- a CDS encoding 3'-5' exonuclease — protein sequence MSVPASLPPLAGLNQPIIFVDTETGGRDPARHPLLTVGLVTLTPQGEVTRPLHLRVRHERYDVEPEAMAVNGIDLEAHHAAAQPPEEIADAVRLYGREVGRVMLGGHNLHFDIGFLRTLLPDLGSVFRRGRVDTKLSAQFLIHAGLLPRKVGTPLDQLAGHFGFEYRAHDALEDARVTAMVYAELLRLAAR from the coding sequence ATGAGCGTCCCGGCCTCCCTCCCACCCCTGGCGGGCCTGAACCAGCCCATCATCTTCGTGGATACCGAAACGGGCGGGCGCGACCCGGCGCGGCACCCACTCCTCACCGTCGGGCTGGTCACGCTGACGCCGCAGGGAGAGGTCACGCGGCCCCTGCACCTGCGCGTCCGCCATGAACGCTACGACGTGGAACCGGAGGCGATGGCCGTCAACGGGATTGACCTGGAGGCCCACCACGCCGCCGCGCAGCCTCCGGAGGAGATTGCCGACGCCGTGCGGCTCTACGGGCGGGAGGTCGGGCGGGTCATGCTGGGTGGGCACAACCTGCACTTCGACATCGGCTTCCTGCGGACGCTGCTGCCGGACCTGGGGAGCGTGTTTCGGCGGGGGCGGGTGGACACGAAGCTCAGCGCGCAGTTCCTGATTCATGCGGGATTGCTGCCGCGCAAGGTGGGGACGCCGCTCGATCAGCTCGCGGGGCACTTCGGGTTCGAGTACCGGGCGCACGATGCGCTGGAGGATGCTCGGGTGACGGCGATGGTGTATGCGGAGTTGTTGCGGTTGGCGGCTCGGTGA